In Zygosaccharomyces rouxii strain CBS732 chromosome D complete sequence, one DNA window encodes the following:
- a CDS encoding uncharacterized protein (some similarities with uniprot|Q03707 Saccharomyces cerevisiae YML034W SRC1 and uniprot|Q03281 Saccharomyces cerevisiae YDR458C) → MDEYLKPGFDPRSLKVAQLRRILTENNVEFPSHSKKAMLVRLFEENVGPRLPKLRKKHAKALSNINGKGVRTRSAAKTKSRDSSDDSSKKSRKRRVSSVSGDDNEGHNKNENNEDDEGDVNMDEAKPSSSRGSTIKNKNKKRKRIGDDSQNTPIIEKVAKKSPSKSPRKSLVIEKFESSESASDSASDSASLSSFSNKKEENSPTDLSHLKVSDAFAAQWKKALNNDEGAEFVKGEKPNVFPADVEGDVTFGSPLRISTPELPTQKHVDETEERVKKLEKEAQPQVNKESPKLNVEKKRELEVNERPAEKQEPEVKLEEPDIKLQEIEEPDVEEDEEEKEEEEESTHAEEKPVEQITPVPCFWKRSFKFIGKAIYNLSIFSFIVFPILYGLWYRESRISVGYCGQELPPPSLPEQLGTLPFSLPKPNCLPCPDNALCYPRMQLKCRPEYALKRNPFSLYGLLPLSDSCVKDSEREKLIGEVVDKSLQFLRVKNARVACGECSDDIKCGILEDELYQIFYESKAPWINDEEFDELWIQAVADLKKEPEITWRQVSTTDFLKNFEVFTRIFDTNIVESWQSSEGEYRIHGDSQNQTETDDISRKERHFPKAGNQTGIFRSTSKKYIGLRCKFENEIYRTCYRNRKLIIPLILGALLGKFLLSINRKLSQEKAKVDKLTRKVVDRLKSTKRSEESETPFLSTVQLRDVLLSDVVDLKYKNRLWQKCSKKLEHNNTNIKSSLMEIHGEIMKCWEWIGPLEDVRDDKDTGNQTH, encoded by the coding sequence ATGGATGAGTATTTGAAACCTGGATTTGATCCCAGGTCATTAAAGGTCGCACAGCTGAGAAGAATATTAACAGAAAATAATGTTGAATTCCCATCTCATTCTAAAAAGGCAATGTTAGTGAGATTATTCGAAGAAAATGTTGGACCCAGATTACCAAAACTAAGGAAAAAACATGCAAAGGCATTATCTAATATTAATGGCAAAGGGGTAAGGACAAGATCAGCAGCTAAAACTAAATCAAGGGACAGCTCAGATGATTCTTCGAAAAAATCGAGGAAAAGACGTGTTAGCAGTGTcagtggtgatgataatgagGGtcataataaaaatgaaaacaatgaagacgatgaaggtgatgtgAACATGGATGAAGCTAAGCCAAGTAGTTCCCGTGGTAGTACTATCAAGAataagaacaagaagagaaagagaattggtGATGATTCTCAAAACACGCCAATAATTGAGAAAGTGGCTAAGAAAAGTCCAAGCAAATCACCTCGTAAGTCTTTagtcattgaaaaattcgaatCCTCGGAATCTGCATCAGACTCTGCATCAGACTCTGCATCGTTGTCATCTTTCAGTaataaaaaggaagaaaattcCCCTACAGATTTAAGCCATTTGAAGGTGTCTGATGCATTTGCAGCTCAATGGAAAAAGGCATTGAATAATGATGAGGGAGCCGAATTCGTTAAGGGGGAAAAACCAAATGTATTTCCGGCAGATGTGGAAGGAGATGTAACCTTTGGATCACCATTAAGGATTTCTACGCCGGAATTACCTACGCAGAAACATGTGGATGAGACTGAAGAACGTGTAAAGAAGTTGGAAAAAGAGGCACAACCGCAGGTTAATAAGGAGTCTCCAAAATTGAACGtagagaagaagagagaacTAGAAGTGAATGAAAGACCGGCGGAGAAGCAGGAGCCAGAGgtgaaattagaagaacCGGACATTAAACTGCAGGAGATCGAGGAACCtgatgtggaagaagatgaagaggagaaagaggaagaggaagaatcCACCCATGCCGAAGAGAAACCTGTGGAACAAATTACCCCCGTGCCATGTTTCTGGAAAcgttctttcaaattcattggtAAAGCAATATATAACCTTTCGATCTTCAGTTTTATCGTATTCCCTATTCTTTATGGGTTATGGTACCGTGAATCAAGAATCTCGGTAGGATATTGCGGACAGGAATTACCTCCACCATCGCTACCTGAACAGCTGGGAACATTGCCTTTTTCCCTACCTAAACCTAATTGTCTGCCATGCCCAGATAATGCTTTGTGTTATCCTCGAATGCAATTGAAATGCAGACCAGAATATGCGTTGAAACGCaatccattttcattgTACGGATTATTACCTTTATCGGATTCGTGTGTAAAAGACAGTGAAAGGGAGAAGCTTATTGGAGAAGTGGTTGATAAATCTCTTCAGTTTCTTCGAGTGAAAAATGCTCGAGTTGCATGTGGTGAATGCAGCGATGATATCAAATGTGgaattttggaagatgaattatACCAAATTTTCTACGAGAGTAAAGCTCCCTGGATTaacgatgaagaatttgatgaattatGGATTCAAGCAGTGGCGGACTTAAAAAAGGAGCCCGAAATTACATGGAGGCAAGTGAGTACTACtgattttttgaagaattttgaagtttttacaagaatatttgataCTAACATCGTTGAATCTTGGCAGTCATCAGAAGGTGAGTATAGAATTCACGGAGACTCCCAGAACCAAACTGAGACCGATGATATTTCGAGGAAGGAAAgacattttccaaaagcAGGGAACCAGACTGGGATTTTTCGCTCGACATCCAAGAAGTACATTGGCTTAAGAtgtaaatttgaaaatgaaatttaccGAACTTGCTATAGAAATCGAAAATTGATTATTCCACTTATATTAGGAGCTCTTCTTGGTAAATTCCTGCTGTCCATTAATAGGAAGTTAAGTCAAGAGAAGGCGAAGGTGGATAAGTTGACCAGGAAAGTGGTGGATAGGTTGAAAAGTACGAAGAGATCAGAGGAAAGTGAAACCCCGTTTTTGAGTACCGTTCAATTAAGAGACGTCCTTCTTTCTGATGTGgtagatttgaaatataaGAACCGTCTGTGGCAAAAGTGttccaagaaattggaacatAACAATACTAATATTAAGTCTAGTTTGATGGAGATTCATGGTGAGATTATGAAGTGTTGGGAATGGATAGGACCTCTTGAGGATGTAAGAGATGACAAAGACACAGGAAACCAAACGCACTAA
- the AMD1 gene encoding AMP deaminase (similar to uniprot|P15274 Saccharomyces cerevisiae YML035C AMD1 AMP deaminase tetrameric enzyme that catalyzes the deamination of AMP to form IMP and ammonia may be involved in regulation of intracellular adenine nucleotide pools), with amino-acid sequence MDADSSYKNLADLSLEPTESHDVANPESAGLFAGNDKPERVSEGVALAPSEADAHFSYKENKELLERGTKELAVDHQAPSNFNQPSGLENDSPHSKKDRALSSSAKLTVPDLPTDTHRGARRSSTYKMGVFADDSTQRFLDEPSPELVGLYSNVAECRAMREKYQTTSLQHDWDNPKNKPDWLIYPPPPRPTYNPETKTVTKLENRPDCEVFDFEKCVIPGEDTDYDFGVGGDDIYVVHSAQDSAKLVSKVPDLREYYMDLERVIALSSDGPAKSFAFRRLQYLEARWNLYYLLNEFQETSVSKRNPHRDFYNVRKVDTHVHHSACMNQKHLLRFIKHKLRHNGEEDVIFRDGKILTLDQVFKSLNLSGYDLSIDTLDMHAHKDTFHRFDKFNLKYNPIGESRLREIFLKTDNYVKGSYLAQVTKEVVSDLENSKYQNCEYRISVYGRSIDEWDKLASWVIDNKLISHNVRWLIQCPRLYSIYKSTGQVENFFDLMRNIYQPLFEVTKNPQSHPKLHVFLQRVIGFDSVDDESKVDRRIFRKYPKASNWDNPNNPPYSYYLYYMYASMASLNQWRAKRGFNTLVLRPHCGEAGDPEHLVSAYLVAQSISHGILLRKVPFVQYLYYLDQVGIAMSPLSNNALFLTYDKNPFPHYFKRGLNVSLSTDDPLQFSYTREPLIEEYSVAAQIYKLSNVDMCELARNSVLQSGWEAQIKSHWIGKDFYKNGVEGNDVGKTNVPNIRINYRWDTLSTELELMNHFSNFKDAIED; translated from the coding sequence ATGGATGCTGACAGTAGTTACAAGAATTTAGCTGACCTTTCCCTGGAACCTACGGAATCCCACGATGTTGCAAATCCTGAAAGTGCTGGTTTGTTTGCAGGCAATGATAAACCTGAAAGAGTCTCTGAAGGCGTGGCATTAGCACCATCAGAGGCTGATGCCCATTTTTCctacaaagaaaataaagaattgcTTGAAAGAGGTACTAAAGAATTAGCAGTGGACCATCAAGCTCCCTCAAATTTTAATCAACCATCTGGCTTGGAAAATGATTCTCCtcattcaaagaaagataGAGCTTTGTCATCCAGTGCTAAACTGACAGTACCAGACTTACCAACTGATACTCATCGTGGTGCACGTAGATCTTCTACTTACAAGATGGGTGTGTTTGCAGATGATTCTACTCAAAGGTTCTTAGATGAACCATCACCGGAACTAGTTGGTCTTTATTCGAACGTGGCAGAATGTAGAGCCATGAGAGAAAAGTATCAGACTACGTCCTTGCAACACGATTGGGACAATCCAAAGAATAAACCGGATTGGTTAATTTATCCACCACCCCCTAGACCCACTTATAATCCAGAAACCAAAACTGTGACTAAACTGGAGAATAGACCTGATTGTGAAGTTTtcgattttgaaaaatgtgtTATTCCCGGAGAAGACACAGATTACGATTTTGGCGTTGGTGGCGATGATATTTATGTTGTCCATAGCGCTCAAGATTCGGCTAAATTAGTTTCTAAGGTGCCCGATCTACGTGAGTACTACATGGATTTGGAAAGAGTAATTGCGCTTTCTTCTGATGGTCCTGCCAAATCTTTTGCCTTTAGAAGATTGCAATATCTAGAGGCTCGCTGGAATCTTTACTACCTTTTGAACGAGTTCCAAGAAACGAGTGTCTCCAAGAGAAATCCTCACAGAGATTTTTACAACGTTAGAAAAGTGGATACTCACGTTCATCACTCGGCATGTATGAATCAAAAACACTTGTTACGTTTTATTAAACATAAGCTGAGACATAATGGGGAAGAAGATGTCATTTTCAGAGATGGTAAAATCTTAACGTTGGACCAAGTGTTCAAATCGTTGAATTTGAGCGGTTACGACTTGTCCATTGATACCCTGGATATGCATGCCCATAAGGATACTTTCCACAGATTTGACAAATTTAACCTAAAATACAACCCAATCGGTGAATCTCGTTTGAGAGAAATTTTCCTAAAGACCGACAACTACGTCAAGGGATCTTACTTGGCTCAAGTTACAAAGGAGGTAGTGtcagatttggaaaactcGAAGTACCAGAATTGCGAATACAGAATTTCCGTCTATGGTAGATCTATTGACGAATGGGATAAATTAGCAAGCTGGGTCATTGACAACAAATTGATTTCCCATAATGTTCGTTGGTTAATCCAATGTCCACGTCTTTACAGTATTTACAAGAGCACTGGTCAAGtagaaaatttctttgatttgatGAGAAATATCTATCAACCACTTTTCGAAGTCACTAAGAATCCTCAATCTCATCCTAAACTACACGTTTTCTTGCAAAGGGTCATTGGGTTCGACTCTGTGGATGATGAATCTAAAGTGGATCGCAGAATCTTTAGAAAATACCCAAAGGCTTCCAACTGGGataatccaaataatccTCCATATTCTTATTACTTGTATTACATGTATGCAAGTATGGCTTCTTTGAACCAATGGAGAGCTAAGAGAGGTTTCAACACATTGGTATTGAGACCACACTGCGGTGAAGCTGGTGATCCTGAACACTTAGTTTCCGCCTACTTAGTGGCTCAAAGTATCTCTCACGGTATTCTTTTGAGAAAAGTACCATTTGTTCAGTATTTGTACTATCTGGATCAAGTTGGTATTGCGATGTCTCCATTATCGAACAATGCTCTTTTCTTAACTTATGATAAGAATCCATTCCCTCACTATTTTAAGAGAGGTTTAAATGTTTCCTTGTCAACAGATGATCCACTACAATTCTCCTACACTAGGGAACCTTTGATTGAGGAATATTCTGTTGCTGCACAAATCTACAAATTGTCTAACGTGGATATGTGTGAATTGGCTCGCAACTCAGTACTACAAAGTGGTTGGGAAGCTCAAATCAAATCTCATTGGATCGGTAAGGATTTCTATAAGAATGGTGTTGAAGGTAATGATGTGGGTAAGACTAATGTGCCTAACATTAGAATAAATTATAGATGGGACACTTTGTCAACGGAATTGGAACTAATGAAccatttttcgaatttcaaagatgctATAGAAGATTAA
- the PFA5 gene encoding palmitoyltransferase PFA5 (similar to uniprot|Q03289 Saccharomyces cerevisiae YDR459C likely functions in pathway(s) outside Ras), protein MQTFCSNVKLPRWTRFLMPIGIFLLMSYGTWAFSHKLCYDQIYKHYGQKSVAIGLIVVVCFLQILLLLIWFQIAVAVGPGKLPQVLPYLILSAQESDLGASEKYQNHGSDGSSICYQCDPNGYPIWCTNCQSLKTERAHHSRELGHCVPKFDHKCTYLGSIIGKDNYRLFVQYCVFMTIWLAIIWTSIVAYIRSITRDYRGHGSHLNGNLIAILILTTLFWITVTSLLLTQLNCIVKNKTSIEVMERRRKAFSTRKMFCYYNPDDGCRYVVELNKKEYESCWSKDSWWANAVESLGSNIFMWVIPWGTSVPKFKPDPEKNGRNDKSTIEAVLGPYKETVGNKTIELIRKKISNNEYLTKVQVRSS, encoded by the coding sequence ATGCAAACTTTTTGTTCCAATGTTAAGCTACCGCGATGGACTCGATTCCTTATGCCAATTGGGATCTTTTTACTAATGAGCTACGGAACCTGGGCATTTTCTCACAAACTCTGTTATGATCAGATATACAAGCATTATGGACAGAAATCGGTTGCCATCGGTcttattgttgttgtctGCTTCCTGCAGATCCTCTTACTGTTAATATGGTTCCAGATAGCTGTAGCTGTGGGCCCTGGAAAGCTTCCACAAGTTTTACCATATTTGATATTATCAGCTCAAGAATCAGATTTAGGCGCTAGTGAAAAATACCAAAATCACGGTTCGGATGGTTCGTCAATATGTTACCAATGTGATCCTAATGGGTACCCGATATGGTGTACTAATTGTCAAAGCTTAAAAACAGAAAGAGCACATCATTCCAGGGAATTGGGACATTGTGTACCTAAGTTTGATCATAAATGTACATATTTGGGTTCTATAATTGGTAAGGACAACTATAGACTCTTTGTACAGTACTGTGTTTTCATGACGATTTGGTTAGCCATAATTTGGACATCTATTGTGGCATATATTAGAAGCATTACTAGAGATTATAGAGGACATGGTTCCCATTTGAACGGTAACCTTATTGCTATCCTCATTTTGACTACACTATTTTGGATAACAGTCACATCTTTACTGTTGACCCAACTGAATTGTATTGTTAAGAATAAAACTTCAATTGAGGTTatggaaagaagaagaaaggcATTTTCTACAAGGAAGATGTTCTGTTACTATAATCCTGATGATGGGTGCAGATACGTGGTAGAACTCAATAAGAAGGAATATGAATCTTGTTGGTCGAAGGACAGTTGGTGGGCTAATGCCGTGGAAAGTTTGGGTTCCAACATTTTCATGTGGGTGATTCCTTGGGGTACTTCAGTTCCCAAGTTTAAACCTGACCCAGAGAAGAACGGTAGAAACGATAAATCTACGATCGAAGCTGTATTGGGGCCTTATAAGGAAACAGTGGGCAATAAAACCATTGAATtaattagaaaaaaaatttcgaaTAATGAATACTTGACAAAAGTTCAAGTCCGGAGCTCATGA
- the TFB3 gene encoding TFIIH/NER complex subunit TFB3 (highly similar to uniprot|P89104 Saccharomyces cerevisiae YDR460W), giving the protein MCPICKTDRYLSPDVKFLVNPECYHKICESCVDRIFSLGPAQCPYKGCDKILRKNKFKTQIFDDVGVEKEVDIRKRVFNVFNKQLDDFDGNTDEYNKYLEEVEDIVLNLDKGIDVQKTEEKLRTYEELNKQLIMTNIERNKQDLESFEQRQQFEKEMKMKKRTLERQIEEEERMNNEWAKREIVNRLSSADDATDIIEGVKNTVKLKKSSARRKLEELNRVLKNNPYSAANNSGPRKDAVPFTPFNGDRDITPKYTYDEALYNDPFIQDLKDRKEFIASGFRPDYVYKRVLTEAFMGLGCVLSDELQASQMATSQTS; this is encoded by the coding sequence ATGTGTCCGATCTGCAAGACGGATCGGTACCTTTCCCCAGATGTGAAGTTTTTAGTGAACCCAGAGTGTTACCACAAGATATGTGAATCTTGTGTGGATCGTATATTTAGTTTGGGGCCTGCCCAGTGTCCCTATAAAGGTTGTGATaagattttgagaaaaaaCAAGTTCAAGACTCAGATATTTGACGATGTTGGTGTTGAGAAAGAAGTGGATATCAGGAAAAGGGTTTTCAATGTATTCAATAAACAGTtagatgattttgatgGCAATACAGATGAATATAACAagtatttggaagaagtggaagacATAGTCTTGAATTTGGATAAGGGAATTGATGTACAAAAGACTGAGGAAAAGTTGAGAACTTACGAAGAGTTGAATAAGCAGCTAATTATGACCAACATTGAACGTAATAAACAAGATCTAGAGAGTTTTGAACAGAGACAGcagtttgaaaaagaaatgaagatgaagaaacgTACGCTTGAAAgacaaattgaagaagaggaaagaatGAATAACGAATGGGCTAAAAGGGAAATCGTCAATCGATTATCTAGTGCTGACGATGCTACAGATATCATTGAAGGTGTAAAGAATACCGTTAAACTAAAGAAGTCTAGTGCTAGAAGAAAACTAGAAGAGTTAAACCGTGTGCTAAAGAACAACCCATACTCGGCGGCAAATAACAGTGGTCCTCGTAAGGATGCAGTGCCTTTCACACCATTCAACGGTGACAGAGATATAACGCCGAAATATACTTACGATGAGGCATTATACAACGATCCATTCATTCAGGACTTGAAAGATAGAAAAGAGTTCATCGCTTCAGGTTTCAGACCTGATTATGTATATAAAAGAGTACTCACAGAGGCGTTCATGGGATTGGGATGTGTCTTATCAGACGAATTACAGGCATCCCAAATGGCAACATCACAAACCTCTTAA
- the CGI121 gene encoding Cgi121p (similar to uniprot|Q03705 Saccharomyces cerevisiae YML036W Hypothetical ORF), with protein sequence MPAKTEKQLTRKKNPKFSSMALISSLPQFPDTRISLRLFHNVSNASEIRSKVAQLPYAIIDARSICSLEQVYSAIYRALVESKYGKLKTKSLHSECLYSLSATSNIGEAYKNFGIKDDSQMLLVIQIVDKDQQDLQLQGDEVPLNDENLSQNCDMTFIRKIYKLNEFHSTSTIEISRAVVNCIQLRGL encoded by the coding sequence ATGCCCGCCAAGACAGAGAAACAACtaacaagaaaaaagaatccaaaattttcatcGATGGCCCTCATCAGTAGTCTACCGCAGTTTCCAGATACTCGTATTAGCTTGAGATTATTCCACAACGTTTCAAACGCAAGTGAAATACGATCCAAAGTGGCACAATTGCCCTACGCAATAATCGATGCAAGATCAATTTGTTCCTTGGAGCAGGTTTATTCTGCTATCTACCGGGCACTAGTAGAATCCAAGTATGGTAAGTTGAAGACTAAGAGCCTGCACTCTGAATGTCTCTATAGTTTGTCAGCCACTTCCAACATCGGTGAAGCTTATAAGAATTTTGGTATTAAAGATGATTCCCAAATGTTGTTAGTGATTCAAATAGTGGATAAAGACCAGCAAGATTTACAACTGCAAGGAGATGAGGTCCCTCTGAATGATGAGAATTTATCTCAAAATTGTGATATGACCTTCATTAGAAAAATCTATAAATTAAACGAGTTCCACAGTACTTCAACTATTGAAATATCTAGAGCCGTGGTAAATTGTATCCAATTAAGAGGTTTGTGA
- the LFT1 gene encoding Lft1p (weakly similar to uniprot|Q03703 Saccharomyces cerevisiae YML037C Hypothetical ORF): protein MSAIDDDTKISRIIDDLVDIQELRPSSPPNIDDGTLLYQVLDQAPHGRKLMNYMTYSRPPSDIHGYNKGPTQKKTLVINQRWLDEEKRANTQITPATLQLETPVIFSWSKKAHDTKKDQTVKSQNDSTVRESTNNRLYKTVAARLDEIKSRENWDSKYSRPSTVNGTNASSPEKSEWANPNFKVDPLQPFVAKIVKEPKKKAPKKEKAPSKMKNLFSFLSNSNKKERSQSPDTKPAVHSSGPEPSQEIEASTDVDEQDQEQENKRTDDTIQEQVSPSTSVTVENTPTPTVPSAPPKLASTHDFNADSPLSMDSFIPLKPKKKN from the coding sequence ATGTCTGCCATCGATGATGATACGAAAATAAGCAGGATTATTGATGACCTCGTAGATATTCAAGAACTTAGACCTTCAAGCCCGCCCAATATTGACGATGGTACACTGCTCTATCAAGTATTGGACCAAGCACCTCATGGTAGGAAACTAATGAATTATATGACATATTCACGACCACCTAGTGATATCCATGGCTATAACAAGGGTCCCactcaaaagaaaactCTAGTTATCAATCAAAGGTGGCTTGACGAAGAAAAGAGAGCCAATACACAAATTACACCAGCAACATTACAACTAGAGACACCGGTCATATTCTCATGGAGTAAAAAAGCTCATGATACTAAGAAAGATCAGACTGTTAAATCCCAGAATGACTCAACTGTGCGAGAATCTACCAACAACCGTCTCTACAAAACTGTAGCTGCACGTTTAGACGAAATCAAATCAAGAGAGAATTGggattcaaaatattcaagACCAAGCACTGTGAATGGTACAAATGCTAGTTCTCCTGAGAAATCGGAATGGGCGAAtcccaatttcaaagttgATCCGTTGCAGCCCTTTGTAGctaaaattgttaaagagcctaagaagaaagcaccaaagaaagaaaaggcGCCAtcgaagatgaaaaatctgTTTAGCTTTCTCAGCAATAGCAATAAGAAGGAAAGGTCACAATCACCAGATACTAAGCCTGCAGTTCATAGTAGCGGTCCAGAACCATCACAGGAAATTGAAGCCTCAACAGATGTAGATGAACAAGaccaagaacaagaaaacaAGCGTACTGATGACACGATTCAAGAGCAGGTCTCTCCATCGACGAGTGTCACTGTGGAAAATACACCAACACCTACAGTCCCGTCAGCACCACCAAAATTAGCATCAACCCATGATTTCAACGCAGATAGTCCATTAAGCATGGATTCATTCATTCCGTTGAAACctaaaaagaagaattaa
- the MRPL28 gene encoding mitochondrial 54S ribosomal protein mL40 (similar to uniprot|P36527 Saccharomyces cerevisiae YDR462W MRPL28 Mitochondrial ribosomal protein of the large subunit), giving the protein MTLSTTTAASIQSVKHAPITNSLKLTPLTFTRGKRTKSKGTLPPLVQRAITQLSVLSASRKQPKLLKLSREDFIKHQTIQHCWSIYQKELREKRNEQLKLQYKSAKNAMDVLQQLNPKMFEAANAPEDGKRFPMELKVPTEFPPNKLWHYTFKKD; this is encoded by the coding sequence ATGACTCTATCGACGACAACTGCGGCTTCTATACAATCTGTTAAACATGCACCCATCACAAACTCACTAAAATTGACTCCATTGACGTTTACAAGAGGGAAAAGAACCAAGAGTAAAGGTactttaccaccattagTACAAAGGGCTATTACACAACTGAGTGTGCTATCAGCAAGTAGGAAACAACCCAAACTGCTGAAATTATCTCGagaagatttcatcaagCATCAAACGATACAACACTGTTGGTCAATTTATCAGAAAGAATTACGTGAAAAACGTAATGAGCAATTGAAATTGCAGTATAAGAGTGCTAAAAATGCGATGGATGTCCTACAACAGttgaatccaaaaatgTTTGAAGCTGCCAATGCTCCAGAAGATGGTAAAAGGTTCCCCATGGAACTAAAAGTCCCCACGGAGTTTCCACCAAATAAGTTGTGGCATTACACGTTCAAAAAAGATTGA